The DNA sequence AGTAAGAAGGGTATTAATACTGCCAGGTTTGAAGACATACAGTACAAAATGTTGCACAGATCTATAaactaaaagaaataaaataatactgATAGGTAAAAATCAGCTAACATTGTTAATAAATGGGGTCCATAATAACTAACATTTGAAAATACTTATGAGCCAGATAACATGTCATGTATGTGTCTGAAATTAAAGTAAACCAATAAAGCAATAAAGCAGATTAGAAAATTTCCCTTGTAATTATTGTAGAGAAATTCTGCAAGTCAGGTATTAACCCAAAATACCaccaaataattaaataatgaaatatacCAGTGTTCTTACTTCTCTGATGGCTGAGTGTTTTTTCCCCATGAATAGTTTAGAAGTTTGATACAAATCAACAAATGCTAGTTATTGTAGGCCACACATTGGATAAAGGCTGCTTAGAGCCTTTGTAATACTGATAAATGGCACTTACAGCACATAGGTCTTGCATAAGGCCAAAGGAGATACAAAGCTTCATATCATATCCTTCATATTGTTACTACATACTCAAAACACAATTACAAACACTGTTTTTGACAACTTTCCTGTCCTTACCAGTATTAACACTGTTAGTCCCTGCAATCAGAACTCAACGACAATCTTCTCAACTACACTTTTAACCACATGAGTAAGAAACTTCAGTTCTTCTATCATCTTCTTCCTTAAGGCTAACAATACACTTTAAATGATAATATGCTCTACTACAACATCTAATGTCATAAACTGCTACCTTCTAGGTTGAATTTACAAAGGTAGCCAAGCACTGTTTGCAACTGCATTACATGTCTCTGCAAAAGGGAATTTTGTAGTGCAGAAGTTCTCACATTGTAAAACATAAGAAAATACTGAAGCGGATTTAGGAAATGTTTtaccataaaaacaacaaaaaaaattcatataAATCTCTCCCAATTGtacagtttaaaaattaatcaaCTCAAGAATGAAAATTAATACTGATAAAACAAACGATGCCAGATGCTTGTCTAATAATCAGGTTTCCTACAACCTGTTAAATCTTTGCTTCCAGAGTCACTGTATTTTTCTAATCTGCTTCATGTTATAAACTTGTTCCTAACTTTGAAAACTGTGTGAAAAATTACTAAGTTTGAGGTTCAGGCACacctggatttctttttttttttcttttcttttttttttatatatatatttttttacacAGTAGTGAACAGAAATCACAGTATGCAGGCTACTGCGTTTCCATGAAAAGCATGTATAATATAGAAGGAACTTcattaccaatttttttttccttatagaaAAAAACCTAGCATGTAAGctttattcattattttcttctgacaCCTGCCCATTATTTTGTATAACCTCTGGTTCTGCATTGCTTGCTTGATTTACAACTTCATCATTCTTGTCACCTTCagttttcccttcttcctcttctACCGCTGCTACTTCTTCTGCATCCCCCACTTCTTGTAGTTCCCtacattctttttcttcctgaagtCCCTCTATGTCTTtttcttcatcctcctcttcctccttttcactgtattcctcctcctccctggtgAGGCTCTCCCTCTCATCCGAGTCGATCTGCGAGGGGGAGGCTCTGACCGCGGCGTGCTCGGGGCCCAGCGCCTCGGGCCCCATCTCCTCGGGCTCGGCGCTGTCGCGCTCCTCCGGCTCCCGTTTGCAGTAGGAGTAGCGATGGTTCATGTGCTGAGAGTAAGAGCCCGAGTGTGAAAACCTCTTTCCGCACTTGTCACATTGGTAGGGCTTTTCCCCAGAATGCAGTCGCATGTGTTCAATCAAATGGTGTTTGTGTTTAAATGCTTTTGTACAGATTCCACACTCGTGAGGTCTTTTACCTGTAAAACGAAGCACAAACAATTGGGCATCTTGTAGCTGAAGTCTTAAAAATGTACGCTGCTGTTTTCATTATAAAATGCTGTTGGTGATCATATTAACATTGATTAAATTTTATATAACAAGATGTTCTACTCCATGCATTATCAACTTTTCTCTCCTGAGCCCAAAGGATGAAGGTGCAAGTATAAATGTTAACATAACACTGTTAAATCAAATCTCAATGCAAGAGAACCAATTGCATCTCTACTTTAAATCTTATCAACTTTCCAAATTTTCATACTAAAATATATTATTGTATTAATACAAACTACAGTATTATACACtatactatatattatatattgcCACAATCACTACAGTAATTTGTAACTTTTTTAGGAAAACTCATCATAGGAGGATAAAGAGATTCTCATATATGACTTTTAGCACAAAAAAGTGCAAATATAAATTAGAAAATGAGACATTTTTCTTGCATAAACTATTTTCAACTGAAACCATTTTAACTTTTCTATATTGATGGCAATTTAAAATTAGCTAAGCTTTTACATTGGTTTCGGTGTACCAAGTCCTTCCATGATAcaagtaaaatgaaaataattccaAAATCTAGGCTGAATGCTTTATGTACAAAACTTGCTGACTACGCATGCATTgacatgaaaaaaatctgtttcactcagtgtctttctgcttttttccagCTACTGCCTTGTTTTTAGAGTCTCTTATAAATGTATCAGGAGCCTAGCAGCATTAGTTTGATTTTAACATTTAAAGTTGTTACACAAAATGACTTTGCAGTCTTAGCTCAGACACAAAAGACAAAGACAGTAAGACGTCAGGTTTCTGGTCACACTACACTAATGATCAGCACATCCATGTCATCTCATGCCAAACAAGCAACAAGGCAGATGCTGGGATCTCTTCCCAAGAAAaaagtgataggacaagaggaaatggcctcaagttgtgcctctaaggggaggtttagattggaaatTAGGGAAAGTCCTAATCAGGAAATTAGGAAAAGTTTTTTCAccaaaagggttgtcaagcactggacgcccagggaagtggctgagtcaccatcccatgaggtatttaaaagacaagCAGATGTGGCACTTTTGGGACATGGTTTACCAGtgcacttggcagtgctgggtgagtggctgcagtcaatgatcttaaaggtcttttccaacctaaatgattctatgctTTGAATGTTACACTGAAGTTAAAACTGGCAGGGGAAGAACAATTCTGCTAGGAAAAGGAGGAGTTAAAAGAGGCTCAGGACAGGATAGGTATGAAATTAGATACCCTTAATGAATATAACTTGAGAAAATTGACCAAGACAAAAAAGAATTTGTTatgcttttaattttatatGTGAGATTACACTAAAATGTTAATATGCAGAAATATAATTAACATAATAATTCAGCTACTCTGTGAACCAAGAAAGTAGAGCAGCATGAAGGGAGTAGCCAGAAGTTCTAAAGAGTTTATTTTATGGATGTGGGGAAAGAGAAGATAACAGAGCCAGTAAGAAAGGAATCTATAATACAAAACTCAATATATATTTGGCACCTAatcaataaaaaaaccccaattcttACTTTAAGACATCTCAGAAGAAATAAGAGAGCAAgaggtattttaaaaatcttaaagATACCAGAACCAGAGCCAAAAGGAACAACTATGAgaaattacaaataaaaatcaaagccaAAAGGGTGTTCATTAGCAGTTAGATTCTATGTCTAATGAATAGCTGAAGCTGTTAACTTCAGGGCATTATAAATGTAGCTCAGTTGGAAAATCCTTCATGCCAGATAGGCACGCTGTTTTTCATGCATAGCATCAAATACATACAcaatcccttttccccccagtttttattattaattttttcaaaatttataaccaggcaagaagaaaaaaatagaagtaaCATATCCTTATTTATAGGCAGCTCACAGATGATTATCCACAAGCCAAATGCAAAAACTCCCCTTTTTCTATTTAGGGTTTAGGTCTAACAAATTTAAAGAAAGACAGAATTGCTGTTCTGTCAAACAAATATACAAAACCAGGGGTTTCTAAAGAAAGCTTAGCACAGGCAGTAAGGACTGCTGCACTTCTTTACACTGCCTGAGAATGGGATTCCAGTTGAGATTATCAGTTACATGTTACCAAAGAAGTAACAATCAGAAAAGTCTTTTCCCAGTACATACCTGTGTGTTCATACTTATGTCTCAATAACGAGCTGCTcttctggaatattttgtcACATAAATCACATGCATACATCccattttctgtctttctcatttttttctttggggGTGTTGAATCAGAATCATTTTGATCTTCTAAATTGGATATTCCTTCTGAGCTAGTGTCTTGCCTTTCATCCttcagaaaaattacaaaaatcagTTAACTCCAATAAAAGAAGTAACCCACATAAACTGAAGCTTCCCATTCAATTCcataaaaagccaaacaaaattGTTTAGACTtccacagtaaaaaaaaagtcctttacTGCATTGTTCTGCTTTGCAGTCCTTGCCATCATCCAGATGCAGATTTCCTCACTGGGACTGGTTTTAATCACATCCAAATATGACTGTTGGCCAGGTCTAAGCTATGCTGGCATGCCGTATTTTAGGGCccataaaataaatgcaatattACAGACCTGTAAAGCACTTCAGTAAGTGGGAAGAGCAAATTTGCCACTTAACTGCATTTTTCAGATAATGCTGGTCACCTACCTTTTGCTGCCTCACAGATTTTATGAAGTTAAAAGCCTTTTTGCTGAAGTTTTCACAAAAAAGCTATTTAAATTACCATTCAAATGTGCATATTTGACTACCCTCTTCCTCATGAAACTACCACAAGTACTCTTTAACCCAAAATTTAGGGGACTTCAAATACTGTCATtagtaaatattttcaaaatataattGTTGTGTATTTCTAAGCAATTTAAGTGCTAAAGCTTCCCTGTAAAAGCACAGTGTTTTCTACTGACATCAGCAGCATGTACAGGTTAGCCTCAAACTTTTAACATAAGCAGCCTTGTAACTCTTCAAGGCTCCTCAATCTCTGGCAATACAGAACCCTGAATAAAATGCTAGACCACCAATTTCTAAGACTTAAGTAGAAACACCCAGCCACTTTTCTGTTCTGCCCTGTCCCTACCTTAATGTTCACAGGTGATTCTCAGGAGGACTGACCCAAATCATTAGATCACATCTGCATGTACCCAGGGAGTAACAAGCCAGGATACAGGAATGGCAGATGGAGATAAATATCTCCCTGACTTTCAATTGAGAATATATCTGCATTTTGTTTAAAGTGACATTACAGTGTAGGATGAATTCAGTACTCTGCAAACTAAGGAAGCAGAGTAGCACGAAAGGAGTAATCAAAAGTTCCAAAGAGTTTATTTCCTGAATACAGGGAAAGAGGAGATGCAGAGCAAAAGACAAAAgccatgtttttattttgctttttgatCAGGAGCACTAGATAGTCTTTAAAATAGTGAGCACTAATGTCCTAGAAGACTAAATATGGAGAATAACTGAGTTGTCCATGCACAACAGTTTCCATTAGTCTGGACTCAAACTGCCTGAGCTAACTAGCTTTGCAGAGGGCACAACAGTAATATCTATTACCTGTTTACAATCAAGTCAAATAAGCCTGATAGCttgtgtttatatttttatttagttcACCTGGATAGCTTTCTGTTAGTTCAGCACAGATACAGATTGAATACATCATACGTACATCATGTAGGAATATGGGGACCGAAGTACCTGATTTCCATTGGCTTGGGTCTGTTTTGGTGGTGTCTCATGAACTGCAGGACTAACTGTTGTAGAGTATGTATAAGCCACCTGTGGAATCAAAATGGTTTGCTTATTGGCAGCGAGAGCTCTCAAGCAGGGAACACTGTTCTGGTCAGCAATGGCAACAATTGTAGGTAACTGGGCAGTGACTGTAGGTATAGCAATATTTATGGGATTGGCACTTGGTGGGATAACATTTACAATAGGATCAGAGTCTGTAACACTGTTGTCCttttgtggttctttttttGCACAAGTTAAGTTCAAAGGTTCTTCTTGGACAGAATAAACACTGTTCTGGTAAACACTAGTTATGGTAGATCTTTCCAACAGTTCTCCATGTTGCTTTGGTAGTGAAAGGTCAAGAGGTTCTATTTGTGGCTCTTCTTGTACACCCTCTGCCGTGTACGTGTAACCCTGTGAATTTCTTGATGAAGAAAGGTTTAGTGGTGATGCAGATGGCGTGCTATTGTGTGAACCATTCAGAGCTGAAGCCCCTGGTAAAGTCTGAGATTTTGTTGTACTGACAGGATTTTGTGAGTTATTTGTGCTGTTCTGGGGTTCACTCACATTTGAAGTTGCTGCTTGATCATCGTTTTCTGCGGGACTGCTTACTTTAACTTGTTCAGGAGAAGATGGTCCAGAAGACTGCACAGAAATTTGTCCAGCTTGCATTTTTTCAAACCACTTTTTTACCACATCCAGTGGTAGGTTTACAGAATCTGCTATTTTTGAAAGCTCTTCTGCGCTTGGTTGTGCATTTAATGCATAATACGCTTTTAGGAGCGACAGAAGGTTCTTTAAAGGTGGCTGACCAGGAGACAAGTTGTTCTCCCCGGTTTCTGATGGGACAGGGGACTCAGATTTCTCAGCTTCTGTTCCACTGGGCTGGGGAAGCTGAGGAGGGCTTTTTGTTTCATAGTGCTTTAATTCTTGAAGTGCATTAAGATCTCCTGGACAGTCATCACAAAGAAGACAAGTGCTATCGTTGGTCTCTCCTTCAAAGTTCTTATCTTTCTCAGACTTCACTGTGAGATCTTGTGgtaatttctcatttttgcaACTATTTGCAGGAacagagttttctttttttagattTTGTGGAACAACCTGAAGTTGACTTGGCTGCTCCAAGCTGTAGTTGATGATAATTTTGGTTGTCCCATCTTGGTCAACCAAAGGAAGACTGATAGCTGAAATGAGGGAATGGCCAGCTTGTTGTATAGATGCATTGTTGATTGTTTCTTGTTCTTTGGATGCAAGGTTAGCATGATTGTTTTCCAGTACTTGCCTTATTACATTACCATCCACTGCCACTTTTAGTACATTTTGAATGTCACTTAAATTGATGCTTATGGGAGACACCAGACCTACTGTTGGTAGAACAACAGCTTGCACCACACCCTGAGGAGAACTGGTTGCCTGCAATGGGCTACCACCACTAAAAACCCCATTTTGCAAAGGGTTTGAACAATTAATTCCTGAAGCAACCACTATGGGCTTGAATTCATAATCCACAGGTTCAGTTTTAATTTGGTTAAGAGGAAGCTGCTCTTGCAAGGGTTTATTTTCTATCTTTTGTCGTATCTGTGGTCTTGCTGGGCTACCTGGTGATGCagaaagggaaggggaggagcaCTGAGACATCTTGAGCCCTGACCGGGCTCGACCATTCACGGGCATCAAACCAATACACTTCTTACTGCTTATGTGTGAACTGTATGAACCAGAATGGGAAAAACGTTTCTTGCAGTTTGGGCACTCATATGGCTTCTCTcctaaacagaagaaaaaataacaaaaagaaaagagaaaaggaatatGCAACAGTTAACCAGGTTACAGTGCAACTTCATCAAACAATAATTACCAGAACAAATACATCATAATAACCTCTCAAAGAAtcctagggggaaaaaaaaaaatcttatctaGTGAATTGAACAGTAAGAGTATTAAAGAGTATTAAAGGAGCCAAGGCTCCTTTAATAAGTTTGTGATCCACTAGATATAGGATGGACCCTACATGATCATGTGTTCCAGTATTTCTCTATTTGACAATTACAGATTTCATTGAACTTCATTAAAGTAGTATCACCACTAACTTCTAACTTCTTATAAAGCATTTCTTATAACTTATCTAATAAATTGTGTCCTGAGTCTACTTCAATATGACAAATCTTGAATGATGTCAAttacagctgcaggaggaacaCTCAGTTCTTATGTCCTGATTATTATCAATTAAAATTCTATAGCAAGGCTTGTAACACATTGAATGATCTGCAAACATTGAAGAAAAACAGACAAGtgcaaaggaccagaaagaTGTCCCCATTTCTTCTGTGACAAGTCAAATTTCCTTAATTGTAAGAGATTAAGTTGCAACTGTAAATCCTCTTGAGTTTTTCTACATATTCCCTGCAGAGAGCTGAAGGCTGCAGTCAGTGCCTGCAGTATTCCAGAGGGAAAAATATAAGGAAAACACTAGTATTTCAAACTTAGACTTACAAGACTGCTATTTCATCAAAGTTATAAAGAGCAGAATTGGCAACATTAGCACTCAATTCAATGCTTGATTTATTTACCACTGTGGATTCGTAGGTGCTCCTTTAGGTGATGTTTATatttaaaagcttttccacATTCAGTGCACTTGAATTTTCGATTACCGCTGGACTGCGTCACATGTCTCTGTAAGAAAGAAGTCTTAATTACTGTATAGGACAGCATCTTGCAGAAACACCTTCTATTTTCACATTGTAACAGAGAAAATACCATACAAACCCAAAGAGAATCAACCATAATTGTAAGAGACCAAAGGTGGtatggaaaaaggaaacaaattacAAATCAGGTAAAAACTGAGGCACACATTTCTTCTGAATAAATCTGATACAgtaaagagaaagaaac is a window from the Passer domesticus isolate bPasDom1 chromosome 1, bPasDom1.hap1, whole genome shotgun sequence genome containing:
- the ZEB1 gene encoding zinc finger E-box-binding homeobox 1 isoform X6; the protein is MATCAVTNYNNVVEANSDSDDEDKLHIVEEESVTDAADCDASVPEDDLPTDHIVLPESSEREGSTNTCWEDEAGKERKEILGPEAQTDEIGCTVKEDECDSDAENEQNHDPNVEEFLQQEDTAVIYPEAPEEDQRQGTPEASGQDENGTPDAFSQLLTCPYCDRGYKRFTSLKEHIKYRHEKNEDNFSCSLCSYTFAYRTQLDRHMTSHKSGRDPTSFLQRHVTQSSGNRKFKCTECGKAFKYKHHLKEHLRIHSGEKPYECPNCKKRFSHSGSYSSHISSKKCIGLMPVNGRARSGLKMSQCSSPSLSASPGSPARPQIRQKIENKPLQEQLPLNQIKTEPVDYEFKPIVVASGINCSNPLQNGVFSGGSPLQATSSPQGVVQAVVLPTVGLVSPISINLSDIQNVLKVAVDGNVIRQVLENNHANLASKEQETINNASIQQAGHSLISAISLPLVDQDGTTKIIINYSLEQPSQLQVVPQNLKKENSVPANSCKNEKLPQDLTVKSEKDKNFEGETNDSTCLLCDDCPGDLNALQELKHYETKSPPQLPQPSGTEAEKSESPVPSETGENNLSPGQPPLKNLLSLLKAYYALNAQPSAEELSKIADSVNLPLDVVKKWFEKMQAGQISVQSSGPSSPEQVKVSSPAENDDQAATSNVSEPQNSTNNSQNPVSTTKSQTLPGASALNGSHNSTPSASPLNLSSSRNSQGYTYTAEGVQEEPQIEPLDLSLPKQHGELLERSTITSVYQNSVYSVQEEPLNLTCAKKEPQKDNSVTDSDPIVNVIPPSANPINIAIPTVTAQLPTIVAIADQNSVPCLRALAANKQTILIPQVAYTYSTTVSPAVHETPPKQTQANGNQDERQDTSSEGISNLEDQNDSDSTPPKKKMRKTENGMYACDLCDKIFQKSSSLLRHKYEHTGKRPHECGICTKAFKHKHHLIEHMRLHSGEKPYQCDKCGKRFSHSGSYSQHMNHRYSYCKREPEERDSAEPEEMGPEALGPEHAAVRASPSQIDSDERESLTREEEEYSEKEEEEDEEKDIEGLQEEKECRELQEVGDAEEVAAVEEEEGKTEGDKNDEVVNQASNAEPEVIQNNGQVSEENNE
- the ZEB1 gene encoding zinc finger E-box-binding homeobox 1 isoform X8; translated protein: MTSHKSGRDPTSFLQRHVTQSSGNRKFKCTECGKAFKYKHHLKEHLRIHSGEKPYECPNCKKRFSHSGSYSSHISSKKCIGLMPVNGRARSGLKMSQCSSPSLSASPGSPARPQIRQKIENKPLQEQLPLNQIKTEPVDYEFKPIVVASGINCSNPLQNGVFSGGSPLQATSSPQGVVQAVVLPTVGLVSPISINLSDIQNVLKVAVDGNVIRQVLENNHANLASKEQETINNASIQQAGHSLISAISLPLVDQDGTTKIIINYSLEQPSQLQVVPQNLKKENSVPANSCKNEKLPQDLTVKSEKDKNFEGETNDSTCLLCDDCPGDLNALQELKHYETKSPPQLPQPSGTEAEKSESPVPSETGENNLSPGQPPLKNLLSLLKAYYALNAQPSAEELSKIADSVNLPLDVVKKWFEKMQAGQISVQSSGPSSPEQVKVSSPAENDDQAATSNVSEPQNSTNNSQNPVSTTKSQTLPGASALNGSHNSTPSASPLNLSSSRNSQGYTYTAEGVQEEPQIEPLDLSLPKQHGELLERSTITSVYQNSVYSVQEEPLNLTCAKKEPQKDNSVTDSDPIVNVIPPSANPINIAIPTVTAQLPTIVAIADQNSVPCLRALAANKQTILIPQVAYTYSTTVSPAVHETPPKQTQANGNQDERQDTSSEGISNLEDQNDSDSTPPKKKMRKTENGMYACDLCDKIFQKSSSLLRHKYEHTGKRPHECGICTKAFKHKHHLIEHMRLHSGEKPYQCDKCGKRFSHSGSYSQHMNHRYSYCKREPEERDSAEPEEMGPEALGPEHAAVRASPSQIDSDERESLTREEEEYSEKEEEEDEEKDIEGLQEEKECRELQEVGDAEEVAAVEEEEGKTEGDKNDEVVNQASNAEPEVIQNNGQVSEENNE
- the ZEB1 gene encoding zinc finger E-box-binding homeobox 1 isoform X4, which produces MADGPRCKRRKQPNPRRNNVTNYNNVVEANSDSDDEDKLHIVEEESVTDAADCDASVPEDDLPTDHIVLPESSEREGSTNTCWEDEAGKERKEILGPEAQTDEIGCTVKEDECDSDAENEQNHDPNVEEFLQQEDTAVIYPEAPEEDQRQGTPEASGQDENGTPDAFSQLLTCPYCDRGYKRFTSLKEHIKYRHEKNEDNFSCSLCSYTFAYRTQLDRHMTSHKSGRDPTSFLQRHVTQSSGNRKFKCTECGKAFKYKHHLKEHLRIHSGEKPYECPNCKKRFSHSGSYSSHISSKKCIGLMPVNGRARSGLKMSQCSSPSLSASPGSPARPQIRQKIENKPLQEQLPLNQIKTEPVDYEFKPIVVASGINCSNPLQNGVFSGGSPLQATSSPQGVVQAVVLPTVGLVSPISINLSDIQNVLKVAVDGNVIRQVLENNHANLASKEQETINNASIQQAGHSLISAISLPLVDQDGTTKIIINYSLEQPSQLQVVPQNLKKENSVPANSCKNEKLPQDLTVKSEKDKNFEGETNDSTCLLCDDCPGDLNALQELKHYETKSPPQLPQPSGTEAEKSESPVPSETGENNLSPGQPPLKNLLSLLKAYYALNAQPSAEELSKIADSVNLPLDVVKKWFEKMQAGQISVQSSGPSSPEQVKVSSPAENDDQAATSNVSEPQNSTNNSQNPVSTTKSQTLPGASALNGSHNSTPSASPLNLSSSRNSQGYTYTAEGVQEEPQIEPLDLSLPKQHGELLERSTITSVYQNSVYSVQEEPLNLTCAKKEPQKDNSVTDSDPIVNVIPPSANPINIAIPTVTAQLPTIVAIADQNSVPCLRALAANKQTILIPQVAYTYSTTVSPAVHETPPKQTQANGNQDERQDTSSEGISNLEDQNDSDSTPPKKKMRKTENGMYACDLCDKIFQKSSSLLRHKYEHTGKRPHECGICTKAFKHKHHLIEHMRLHSGEKPYQCDKCGKRFSHSGSYSQHMNHRYSYCKREPEERDSAEPEEMGPEALGPEHAAVRASPSQIDSDERESLTREEEEYSEKEEEEDEEKDIEGLQEEKECRELQEVGDAEEVAAVEEEEGKTEGDKNDEVVNQASNAEPEVIQNNGQVSEENNE